Genomic segment of Salvia hispanica cultivar TCC Black 2014 chromosome 2, UniMelb_Shisp_WGS_1.0, whole genome shotgun sequence:
AATGTCTCCTTTGATATTCTCTTccaacttcatttttttactcGTTCTCCTCCAACTTCATGATCCCTACTTATTACTTGAAAACTTTTATGGACAGTGGGCGCCTTTTCATGCCGTTGCGGCGGCTCCGTTGCTTATTGCTTTCGAACTTCTCCTCTGTGTACATCTTGAGGAAAGATATGGTAAGCTTCCTCATTGCTCCGATGTTTACAATATTTGCAAAAACATTCAAGAGTTCTTCTTCATGCATAGGCTATCTCCATAATGAACTTATCCTGTTTCTATCTGTAATGTGATAAATGACAGCTGTAAATTTGAAGATTGTGTTTCTGCCTCTGCTAGCTCTAGAGGTTGCAATTTTGGTTGATAACATTAGGTAATACTTTTTCCATCCTAGTATACACAGTGATATTCTTAAGTCTTGATTTGGTCATTGCCTTCTATCTGAAAGATTGTCTATATATTAATTCCTTCATTTGTTGTTTTGCTGCTCAGGATGTGTAGGGCCCTTATGCCTGGAGACGATGATAATATAAGTGATGAAGCTATATGGGAGACTCTCCCAGTAAGTTATGAGTAAAGCATCTATTAAGATGTGCTTTTGAATCTGCAATGTCTGTGCTTTTGACTAGCATACAAAACATTATGCAATGGAAGCTAGATGTTCTTATAGATTAATCAAATATATGGAATTTCTAAGGGAATACATTTACATGTGATGTTGTTACTGTTGCTCCGAATTAATCATTAGGAGGATTAAGGTATAGATTGTATATGCTAAAGCTAGATGTTGTTACTGTTGCCACTAATATCTATGACCAGTTACACtgaaatctatatatatatactgtttaaaatgttttttttttgtcttcaGCACTTTTGGGTTTCCATCTCAATGGTCTTCTTCATTGCCGCAACAACATTTACGCTTCTGAAACTATGTGGTAAATTCAGCTCACGATTAAGAAATCTCATTGATTATGTTCTGTCATACACTATCCATTTTAGGAACATTGAAGGCATCACCTTGTTTGGCAGAAAATCATAAGataggagtaattttttgttttactttgtGTTGTGAAACATTATCATTAATTTGTAAGTTGTACTCAACTTCTACTCCATGTGAGATGATATGCAGGTGATGTCGATGCTCTTGGTTGGTGGGATCTGTTCATAAATTACGGGTACATGATATATTCTAGCTTCATTTATGCTATTGACTGTCCTATCTGTTGCATGGttaaatagttatatttcTGTCTTTGGTTCTCAGGGTTGCAGAGTGCTTTGCATTCCTTATTTGCACCAAGTGGTATAATCCTGCAATTCATAGACGTTCACATCttacagcagcagcagcatcaGCATCTTCGTCAAGTATCAGGTCTTATACCTGGAGTAACGGTGTCTTGGTACCCCCCGACgaagaaaatcaagaaaccaCGATGTGCAGCTTTCAAGACATTGGTGGGCATATCATGAAAATTCCTTTGATTGGTTTCCAAGTCATACTCTTCATGTACTTGGAGGTATGTCGGGCTAAGAAATTTCTTTCCAGACAAGTATCGAGTTCTTTATGAGTCAAATCTTACTATTACAAGTTTTCAATTATAGGGAACTCCTCCTGGTGTTAGAAATATCCCCATTCTGCTTTTGTTTTCTCCTCTTCTTTTGCTGCAAGGAGCTGGATTTTTCTTCGCCGTGTATAGATTCTTTGAGAAAATCTCCCTCTTACTTAATGATGAAGCTGTAACGGGAAGCAGCTTCAGATTACCCGCTACTGCTTATGACTATATGGGCTTTCTGCATCGTGGATCAAGGTAATGACTCTTAAATCATTAAAAGATCTAAATTTTCCAAAACCATAATTTGTTGTTAACCTTGTggatttttctcaatttagaTTACTGGGATGGTGGTCGATTGATGAAGGAAGCCGTGAAGAGCAAGCTCGGTTGTATTCTTCATGGGATTCAGGGTATTTTTCTGCGGTGAAAGTTTCATGTTCTTCTATAGCAGAATttcacaataattttttatgcatattGATCGCATTCGATAggccataaaaatatttctttgtTCCTAACAGGTACGATACCTTCTCACCTGATACTGTCAAGAAAATGCCCAAGTCTGAGCTTGCTAAGGAGGTGATTACctattgattttgtttgaaatttttgtagAATCTTGGATCATTccttaaattatttgttttattttactatcttaaatttttaaaccTATATACTCCATGACTATGGCTTAATGGCAGTGTGATATTGCTACTTCTTTCTCAGATATGGAGGCTTCAATCAGCACTCGTTTCACAAACAGAAATCACAAATATCAGCCAGGAGGAGTTTGAAAGACTTTTAAATGTGAGCCTAACTTCTGTTTGTTCTCATCTAGGGAGTACAAAATTCCTCTCATCTTTTTTGTGGAATGCTACTTTAATTCAGGCACGAGTCCCGTATTTTAAGAGAGATATAAGCATATGAATAATTTGACTACAATGCATTTCTAATTCTCTTATATGGCTTAACACCCATTGATACTAATTTTTCGTCTACTTTCTCAGGAAAAAATCCTGTGTCGAGTTTGCTTTGATGATCAAATAAACGTAGTCCTGCTACCTTGCAGGCATTACGTTCTTTGCAGGTATCACTATTTACCTGTCAATCCATTCTCGTATTTGCCTAAATGCTTGAAAACCTAAAAAACATAGGATAGAAGGGTTGGCATGAGCAATGCTTGCCTCCTCACTTGACATCATCGTTAATAATTGTGACCATATATGCAGCTCCTGCTGCGAGAAGTGCAAGAGATGCCCTATCTGCCGCGTGTACATTGAAGAGCGGCTACATGTATATGACGATGTATAGCTACTTACACCACAGGCAAGCCAGGTATAGTCTAATGTCCTGTGAAATCACATTTGTTCGAAGGTGACTGCAATTTTATCAAGTCATTTCACCatcacaaaaaaagaaaaagctcAAATTGTTGATTCTGTGTATAGCGTTACATAACTTTTGAACGATTTGTTTGTGTTCAAAGTgatgatttctttttcttgtattTAACATCTTCGGTTCGAGTTATGAGAATAACTTGTGTTGTAGTATTTGTAAGAAGTTGAGCTTAGAAACAAGTTGAATGAAAGGGATCTTTTTGAAGCCGAAGGAGCTGATGTTTTAATCCtgaattgcatttttttccTGTAGTTGTCAAAAGTGGGATCCCTTGTAATAATGTGTTGTCAAAGTCGAAGACAACTGGTTCAAGTACATGAACCTGGAGAGTGTTACAGATCATTAAGGTTGTCTTCAAGGCAGCTGGGGCTGTGGAGAAAACTAACTTTTTAGTCGAGAGAAAAGGACATATTTAGGTGTAGTACCTAAACTAGATAGGGAGCACAGATATCTTAGTTCAATAACATGAAAATGGGCCATACTTTGTGTCCAAAAAGGGCTTTCCAAAACGAGGGctgttatttttttgttgcattgaGGGCCTCCACAACCTGGGCAATTATTAATACAGGTGGGGAAAATtgtgtaaaaaaaatcaagaaattgtGAGGTTTATCTCATTTCAAAACAAACACCGCTGTGTGCACACTTGCATCGGGTTTGATCCGCATTCTCTCTGTGCGCGCACGCAGGGCAGGTGTGTTCCTCTATTTTCAGTCGATAAAACAACAGAATGGTGGTCAAGAAAGTTGGGATATGTTGAACATATAATaggtattttttaattgtaaatatgGGTATAGATATTATCTTAATTGCATAAGAGTGACAGATTTGTCCTATATATTTATTCCACTATGGGTTTTGATGTGGATGCTGGGATGCCAAATTAGTACTTATATgaaattaactaaattttCTAATGACTGGGTTATCTAGCAGCCTAACTTCGGTAGCCCAAATTAAAGCTTCTAGAACTGGAAGTAGTCAAAACAAGAACTCAAATTGAACTCTGTTGAAGAAGGGTCTATAATCTGTAGAATTTTCAGAAAcatatttactcttttttatttttaattgttgcaATAAAAGAATTTGCATTGAGAACAGGGATAAAATAGGGAATTTGATATTATTCTATCATAAAATTGTGAAACTATTGGAAGACAAGattcatttccatttatgtaATGTAAACTGAAACttgaacaaattaaatactgcCAACGGCTTCTTGTTCAGATCAAAGGCCAACAAATCAAGAAACAGATTACGTtgtcaaaacaaaatcttacTCAACTGTCAATCATGGTTTGTGACGAAGTCACAAATATTCCACCATCATTTGCTTGTTTCCAAACTGATAGTTATTCTTAATCTTAATTAGTTAAGAAGAGTTGGTAATGATGTTTAGGCACTAAGTCATGTTGAGGTGggcaaaaatattattccctCAAAAagcaataaacaaaataaaattagaacgAATTGGCCCGAGGGTGGTACTattggagtactatatatatatatatagataaacaCATACCACCAAAATTCAAGGCATAATTTTTGTAGCAATAATTGTGCAAGTGACTATATCATTATATGTGCCGATAAAATTCTTGGAGTAAGATGATAGTGTAAAATTGAGTGGCCCTCAACTCAACTTGTGAAAccatccaaattaaaattttgaagctACATATATGTATAGGTGCTAGACCAGTCCTCTCTATATATGGGCGTGGGGGATGCGTGTAAAATTGTCATGTACTATAAATGATTGTAATAGTGGCTATATcaatatgcatatttaaaacttgggatattttgaattattagcTTAGAATGTGACATCTCAATCATATGAGGAGAAACAAATTTACCATGACGATGACTAGTTTAATTACCCTATGGTTGAGTACCATATACCAAAATGGCTACATAAATATAGTTGTACGTAAACGATTCACTTTATAATTAATCGACTATGTACtacatgtattttatttaggtGGGCAAATTTTTGGTGGTAAAAAAAGacagtaaaaaataaagaaagtgaaaaaagagAATTATTGAGAGGGGCATTGGGTCAAGTAGATAAGAATTGCACGTGGAAGAGATAAGGTGACAAAATGAGTCAGCACATATTGTCGGCTGAATTTTGGCTTTATTTTGTGAAGCTATTTTCTCTCCGCTCATCACATTTATTGTCTTTTTCCGCCTCTTTTTTTAGTTCTAACactttttttatgtttttgtttatattgagTTCAAAGAATTAGACATTAAAAGACAGATTAATGAAGCAACTTATCAAGCTGACAAATGCAATTTGCAcacttttgaatattttcttCTAGAATATATGATACAAATCAAATAGTTTTGATTGTTGgagtaaatattaattttaaaatgaataaaaaaaatatgggcTTGGAAGGCCCACAAAACGAGTACCATGCTGACCAAACTCTAGCTATAGTGTTTTCCATATTATGCCTGTGTTCAATGCTTTGATCACTTTTTGTTTGtatcactatttattttttatttgttaggATATTATAAGCTACACATACCccttattattattcttatcatttgataaaataataatactaacaGAAGATCTTATTATTACGTGACACGAAGACACATGTACGTGTCTTTTGGATTAAATAAATCTCTCCATTATACACACTTAATGAAACAAACctaattttaatgtcaactcACATAGTTTGTATGTTTCATCCATTTTGTTTGGgggtaaatttttttttttttttaaaaacactTTTGAACTCGTCTATTCGTTTTGTATCAAAATTACACGTCATTAGAAATCAAATTGAATGATTATCAAATTGATAGTTTTCAAAGATTGGGACATTTTTACTAATGAGTCCAAAACTTATGTTAAAATCACATATAATTGCCGTCCATATATATTCACGGCTGATTTTGCTTAGTTGGATAGCTTTGTTGATGCCgacaaacaaaattaaacaaaaattaaatgagattTGTTTCTAATGATCATGAATCAAGGTAAGTTTAGGCAATCATCAAAAGACGTTTTATGTTTCTGATAATATTCAATAATCAGTAATGGACaaactaactaaaataaaaacagccAAACCTAACAACGATTTTTCTCTcgtaattaatagtactataatcgAGTGGTTGATTAGCATGCCTTTGTTGCTAAAGCTATAGGCACCCAAAAAAAGACGAATAAGcatatgattatttttgtatctagaagatttaattaattatcactcTTTTTTTACGTGCTTATTGGATGACTGCGAAAAAGTTaagcaaaatttatttttaattgaaaaagcGTGTTTGATTTGCAATCATAGTATAAGTCGCTCTAATGATTTATGGTAGGATAATCATGAGAAATAATTACCAAAATCTTGCCTTTTGGATTGTTGGTTATCTAGTTAATCACTTTtgtaatgtatatataaatgtttcaAGACATTTTCTAagtagaattaattaatcaaaaactATTTTGATTGAAAAGGCGTGGTTGAATTTGCAATCATAGTATAAGTCGCTCTcacaaatttatgatattatatcaCCGGATACTCATAAgaaataatgattaaaatcTTGCCTTTTGGATTGTTGGTTATCTAATTAATCACTTTTAAATGGAATGTATAATAAGTCTGAAGAATTTTTCTAAAGTAGAATTAAAGCGTGACAGTGAAGTGTTAGAAAATTCATAGCACATATTTTCGTGAGAAAACGTGCTATATTGCTAATAATGTCTGTAGATATTTCTACTCTAcctaaaaaaattgacatttttaattccTTGGTATTTAGAGCTTCGGATTTGTGATATAACCATATTAAAGAAGCtctttttatgtaaaaaaaaaaaaaaagttagctACGTGCTTTGATTGTAATTCTTTGAATATTCAATctatatacattatttaaatcttaatttaccGGTAAtagtgaaaaattattttatttgtaaatgaATTCGGACGATCCCTCCAAAAATAACACACcctatatttataaatcatactagtAATCCATAAAAAGGGACGTCGAGAAATGATCAAACTAACacgtccacaaaaaaaaagtaaaaaataaaaataatgagaatCAACCCTAAACTCGAAAAATAAGAAGACACACATAAACGCACACTTCTCAGAGGATTGATCTGCATAAATTATATTCTACTATCActttaaagaataaaaaatctatttttcttCTGACACATATTTGGGATTTTTTCTgcaaaccaaaaaattcagaagaagaaaaaaaggaaaaatatcaCACGAACTGAGCTACCCATCCTTCATCTTGTCAGACATAACTAATCTGctccaaaaataagaaaaaatataaataatttgttgttgaatTGAATCTGATCCACATCTACTGATTTTCACAAGCCGCCTCATTAGACTAGAGTTGCaagaatga
This window contains:
- the LOC125208548 gene encoding uncharacterized protein LOC125208548 — its product is MSWRRVFKSFQVVVAHGLLFSFSVILSLKLDHAVNYSWWLVFSPIWLFHAVVARGRFSLPAPSMPHGRNWAPFHAVAAAPLLIAFELLLCVHLEERYAVNLKIVFLPLLALEVAILVDNIRMCRALMPGDDDNISDEAIWETLPHFWVSISMVFFIAATTFTLLKLCGDVDALGWWDLFINYGVAECFAFLICTKWYNPAIHRRSHLTAAAASASSSSIRSYTWSNGVLVPPDEENQETTMCSFQDIGGHIMKIPLIGFQVILFMYLEGTPPGVRNIPILLLFSPLLLLQGAGFFFAVYRFFEKISLLLNDEAVTGSSFRLPATAYDYMGFLHRGSRLLGWWSIDEGSREEQARLYSSWDSGYDTFSPDTVKKMPKSELAKEIWRLQSALVSQTEITNISQEEFERLLNEKILCRVCFDDQINVVLLPCRHYVLCSSCCEKCKRCPICRVYIEERLHVYDDV